From one Pelecanus crispus isolate bPelCri1 chromosome 21, bPelCri1.pri, whole genome shotgun sequence genomic stretch:
- the DOK2 gene encoding docking protein 2: MEEAVVKQGVLYLQLQQTFGKKWKKFWGVLYRESSCSTARLELFEGSAPPAAEKLRKGEGSKRLVKLSHCVHVAEVSGDAGCPKETVPFLLETTDKRYLLAADGTEAAGWIQKLCELAFPRSREEQAAGKDSQQSSLGTGSEFSMEENSLYSSRGKAGLEQEFEVTVRATESSERCRLWGRYILRAGEEVLELQDFQTLEILYSWPYHFLRRFGRDKATFSFEAGRRCASGEGNFEFETRQGNEIFQAIESAINVHRGRGAEDLRRSAPGDDASWPLGHAKKPSWAQGHEEPGGTKCLSLEPTWEGKVPKAKPAMSSGSCPGTGEPLGAFLPSRSASCPYTEPGNSLRPGNPPLLEKGWRQDALAKAAAESDYAVPFDTIAKTFMARKFGALVHRPEEVPDPLYDSIGEVGGQTGKQPLLRPTAPKPDHIYDEPEGLSTHTVYDEPEEVKGEAWRLQAAPEEPAGHEYPYNPQRDDYAVPKRPVPLRQPFLLQGKEWLGDTEYDNVALKFTKKRNMQ; the protein is encoded by the exons ATGGAGGAGGCGGTGGTGAAGCAGGGCGTGCTCtacctccagctgcagcagacaTTTGGGAAG aaatggaagaagttCTGGGGTGTTTTGTACCGGGAGAGCTCCTGCTCCACCGCCCGCCTGGAGCTCTTCGAGGGCTcggcgccgccggccgccgaGAAGCTGCGGAAAGGAGAGGGCAGCAAGCGGCTGGTCAAGCTGAGCCACTGCGTGCATGTGGCGGAGGTGAGCGGCGATGCCGGCTGCCCCAAGGAGACGGTCCCCTTCCTGCTGGAGACCACCGACAAGCGGTACCTCCTGGCCGCTGATGGCACAGAGGCGGCCGGCTGGATCCAGAAGCTGTGCGAGCTGGCCTTCCCG aggagcagggaggagcaggcagcaggcaaggACAGCCAGCAGAGCTCGCTGGGCACTGGCAGCGAGTTCTCCATGGAAGAAAACTCCCTCTACAGCTCCCGGGGCAAAG CTGGCTTGGAGCAGGAGTTCGAGGTGACGGTGAGGGCCACCGAGTCCTCTGAGCGCTGCCGGCTCTGGGGCCGGTACATCCTGCGAGCCGGCgaggaggtgctggagctgcaggatTTCCAGACCTTGGAGATCCTCTACAGCTGGCCCTACCACTTTCTGCGGCGCTTTGGGAGGGATAAG GCAACCTTCTCCTTTGAGGCCGGCCGGCGCTGCGCATCCGGAGAAGGCAACTTTGAGTTTGAGACCAGGCAAGGCAACGAGATCTTTCAGGCGATCGAGTCGGCCATCAACGTGCACCGGGGCCGAGGGGCCGAGGACCTGCGGCGCAGTGCCCCCGGGGACGATGCCTCCTGGCCGCTCGGCCACGCCAAGAAGCCCAGCTGGGCGCAGGGGCACGAGGAGCCCGGCGGCACCAAATGCCTCTCGCTGGAGCCCACCTGGGAGGGGAAGGTGCCGAAAGCCAAGCCGGCAATGTCCTCCGGCAGCTGCCCCGGCACCGGGGAGCCATTGGGCGCCTTCCTGCCCTCCCGCAGtgccagctgcccctacacCGAGCCCGGCAACTCCCTCCGCCCGGGAAACCCCCCGCTGCTGGAGAAGGGCTGGAGGCAGGATGCTCTGGCCAAGGCAGCCGCCGAATCCGACTACGCCGTCCCCTTTGACACCATCGCCAAGACCTTCATGGCTCGCAAGTTCGGCGCCTTGGTCCATCGCCCCGAGGAGGTCCCCGACCCCCTTTACGACAGCAtcggggaggtgggggggcaAACGGGCAAGCAGCCCCTGCTGCGCCCCACCGCCCCCAAGCCCGACCACATCTACGACGAGCCCGAGGGTCTGTCCACCCACACTGTCTACGACGAGCCCGAGGAGGTGAAGGGGGAGGCGTGGAGGCTGCAGGCGGCCCCAGAGGAGCCCGCCGGGCACGAGTACCCCTACAACCCGCAGCGGGACGACTACGCGGTGCCCAAGAGACCCGTCCCTCTGCGGCAgcccttcctgctgcagggcaagGAGTGGCTGGGCGACACCGAGTACGACAACGTGGCCCTCAAGTTTACAAAGAAGAGGAACATGCAGTGA